In a genomic window of Halobiforma lacisalsi AJ5:
- a CDS encoding mechanosensitive ion channel family protein, which produces MLESVDTMRTALEAVTSTEGRMAVSVGLVLVAALVGFVLAPIVVRRAVALVGRTLRESEAGTLLETVDDLLDVPFPMRAVVRILQAAVLAATGLGLLVVWGYASLAALAVSGFAEVLPYFLKVLLTVGLLTGAVVGTRYLEQRLEDWLADANYVTAHQEGVVFRVLQVTIFIAVGLATLSLWRVDLGGLLVGAGFLGIVLGMAARQTLGSLIAGFVLMFSRPFEIGDWVRIDDHEGMVIDITIINTRLRSFDGEIVVLPNDRVSSSTVINRSKRNRLRLRLEVGVDYDTDLERAENVAIEAMEAVDDVAPAPKPQVIPTEFGDSAITLECRFWIDQPNAHKKWTTIRSVVHELKTAYDREGIGIPYPQRQLSARGDGVRVLEDGTSGKACRADAENGGNGDEFAYSEPE; this is translated from the coding sequence GTGCTCGAAAGCGTCGATACGATGCGGACCGCCCTCGAGGCGGTCACTTCGACGGAAGGTCGGATGGCAGTCAGCGTAGGCCTGGTTCTGGTCGCAGCACTCGTGGGCTTCGTCCTCGCGCCGATCGTCGTCCGGCGAGCCGTCGCTCTCGTCGGTCGTACCCTCCGGGAGAGCGAGGCCGGAACCCTGCTCGAGACCGTCGACGACCTGCTCGATGTACCGTTCCCGATGCGGGCGGTGGTCCGGATCCTACAGGCGGCGGTGCTCGCCGCAACCGGCCTCGGGTTGCTCGTCGTCTGGGGATACGCCTCGCTGGCGGCGCTTGCCGTCTCCGGGTTCGCCGAGGTGCTCCCGTACTTCCTCAAAGTGCTTCTGACGGTCGGGCTCCTGACCGGCGCCGTCGTCGGGACGCGATACCTCGAGCAGCGCCTCGAGGACTGGCTCGCGGACGCGAACTACGTGACGGCCCACCAGGAGGGCGTCGTCTTCCGGGTGTTGCAGGTGACGATCTTCATCGCGGTCGGCCTCGCGACGCTCTCGCTGTGGCGGGTCGATCTCGGCGGCCTGCTCGTCGGGGCCGGGTTCCTCGGGATCGTACTCGGCATGGCCGCCAGGCAGACGCTCGGCTCGCTGATCGCCGGCTTCGTGCTGATGTTCTCCCGGCCGTTCGAGATCGGCGACTGGGTCCGGATCGACGACCACGAGGGGATGGTGATCGACATCACGATCATCAACACGCGACTGCGGAGTTTCGACGGCGAGATCGTCGTCCTGCCGAACGATCGCGTCTCCTCGAGTACGGTCATCAACCGGAGCAAGCGCAACCGGCTGCGACTGCGCCTCGAGGTCGGCGTCGACTACGATACCGATCTGGAGCGCGCCGAGAACGTCGCGATCGAGGCAATGGAAGCGGTCGACGACGTCGCCCCGGCCCCGAAACCGCAGGTGATCCCGACCGAGTTCGGCGACTCGGCGATCACCCTCGAGTGTCGGTTCTGGATCGATCAGCCCAACGCCCACAAGAAGTGGACGACGATCCGGTCTGTCGTCCACGAACTCAAGACGGCCTACGACCGCGAGGGGATCGGGATTCCCTACCCCCAGCGGCAACTCAGCGCCCGCGGAGACGGGGTTCGCGTCCTCGAGGACGGAACTTCCGGAAAAGCGTGCCGTGCGGACGCCGAGAACGGCGGGAACGGCGACGAGTTCGCGTACTCCGAACCGGAGTGA
- a CDS encoding amphi-Trp domain-containing protein has translation MSDDEHDPQSETEIEDDEETESESEDEVEEEEEEEEEEEEEEEELLETELEVPLREVPDSLRELADALEEAAEGGDSDDREGGELTLEAEGTSVTVPTPAGDEIVEYEIELEREHEDEGDEFELEVELEWTIPGEESSVDMEEDAEDDEDS, from the coding sequence ATGTCCGACGACGAACACGATCCCCAGAGCGAGACCGAGATCGAAGACGACGAGGAGACCGAATCCGAATCCGAAGACGAGGTAGAGGAAGAAGAGGAGGAAGAGGAAGAGGAAGAGGAAGAGGAAGAAGAACTCCTCGAGACCGAACTCGAGGTCCCGCTCCGAGAGGTACCGGACAGCCTCCGCGAACTCGCAGACGCCCTCGAGGAGGCCGCCGAGGGCGGTGACAGTGACGACCGAGAGGGAGGCGAACTGACACTCGAGGCCGAAGGCACCTCCGTAACGGTTCCGACGCCCGCTGGCGACGAGATCGTAGAGTACGAGATCGAACTCGAGCGCGAACACGAGGACGAGGGCGACGAGTTCGAACTCGAGGTCGAACTCGAGTGGACGATTCCCGGCGAGGAGTCGTCGGTCGATATGGAGGAGGACGCCGAAGACGACGAGGATTCCTGA